The following are encoded in a window of Saccharothrix longispora genomic DNA:
- a CDS encoding ABC transporter ATP-binding protein: MTAVRLQAQDLSVGYGERAVVSGLDLDVVAGSVTAVIGPNGCGKSTLLRALGRLLPARGGAVLLDGKRIDRTPTREVAKVLAMLPQAPQAPEGLTVADLVARGRHPHQAWYRQWSAADEEAVGEALRMTGMADLASRTVDELSGGQRQRAWISMALAQGTDLLLLDEPTTYLDLAHQIDVLDLVQRLHVDFGRTVVMVLHDLNLAARYAERLVAMKDGGIVVAGTPDEVLTEANLLEVFGLEARVVVDPVSGTPLVVPVGHRHR; the protein is encoded by the coding sequence ATGACCGCGGTGCGACTTCAGGCGCAGGACCTGTCGGTGGGGTACGGGGAGCGGGCGGTCGTCTCTGGGCTGGACCTGGACGTCGTGGCCGGGTCGGTGACGGCCGTCATCGGGCCGAACGGCTGCGGGAAGTCCACGCTGCTGCGCGCGCTGGGGCGGTTGCTCCCGGCGCGGGGCGGGGCCGTGCTGCTCGACGGCAAGCGCATCGACCGCACGCCCACGCGCGAGGTCGCCAAGGTGCTGGCGATGCTGCCGCAGGCGCCGCAGGCGCCGGAGGGGCTGACCGTCGCGGACCTGGTGGCGCGGGGCCGCCACCCGCACCAGGCGTGGTACCGGCAGTGGTCGGCCGCCGACGAGGAGGCGGTGGGCGAGGCGCTGCGGATGACCGGGATGGCCGACCTGGCGTCGCGGACCGTCGACGAGCTGTCCGGCGGCCAGCGGCAGCGGGCGTGGATCTCGATGGCGTTGGCGCAGGGCACGGACCTGCTGCTGCTCGACGAGCCCACGACCTACCTGGACCTGGCCCACCAGATCGACGTGCTCGACCTCGTGCAGCGGTTGCACGTCGACTTCGGCCGGACCGTGGTGATGGTGCTGCACGACCTCAACCTGGCCGCGCGGTACGCGGAGCGGCTGGTGGCGATGAAGGACGGCGGGATCGTGGTCGCCGGGACGCCGGACGAGGTGCTGACCGAGGCCAACCTGCTGGAGGTGTTCGGGCTGGAGGCCCGGGTGGTGGTGGACCCGGTGTCCGGGACGCCGCTGGTGGTGCCCGTCGGGCACCGGCACCGCTGA
- a CDS encoding (2Fe-2S)-binding protein — protein MTVPARVRARTTSATTPVAESLLRAASRAPHFELRFGLPVDQAERAEWTTCAEFLDEPQRFDVWRKSLAEWLREQYGEAPDRTTAGYVMSWYLNVVGVLGGLLFHTARRVPSLRPADVALRIAPEGRPHTVGVALLTDDFACLPEDPAGNHPAATVVADENALAALLRTRFAAHAAGFVGSFGPTVRLGRRTLWAAATDALDSAAWTAGQLCGDETAGVMDSALLLPAKLDPFTSASTLKATDTGWTRRRESCCFHFVLPNAEACGTCPRVCS, from the coding sequence ATGACGGTACCGGCGAGGGTCAGGGCACGCACCACCTCGGCGACGACGCCGGTCGCCGAGTCCCTCCTGCGCGCCGCCTCGCGCGCACCGCACTTCGAGCTCAGGTTCGGCCTCCCGGTCGACCAGGCCGAACGGGCCGAGTGGACGACGTGCGCGGAGTTCCTCGACGAGCCCCAGCGGTTCGACGTGTGGCGGAAGTCCCTGGCCGAGTGGCTGCGCGAGCAGTACGGCGAGGCGCCCGACCGCACGACCGCCGGGTACGTGATGAGCTGGTACCTCAACGTCGTCGGCGTGCTCGGCGGCCTCCTCTTCCACACCGCCCGCCGGGTGCCGTCGCTCCGGCCCGCCGACGTCGCCCTGCGCATCGCCCCGGAGGGCCGTCCGCACACCGTCGGCGTGGCCCTGCTGACCGACGACTTCGCGTGCCTGCCCGAGGACCCGGCGGGCAACCACCCCGCCGCCACCGTCGTCGCCGACGAGAACGCCCTCGCCGCCCTCCTCCGCACCAGGTTCGCCGCGCACGCCGCCGGGTTCGTGGGCTCCTTCGGCCCCACCGTCCGGCTGGGCCGCCGCACGCTGTGGGCCGCCGCCACGGACGCGCTGGACAGCGCCGCGTGGACCGCCGGCCAGCTGTGCGGCGACGAGACGGCCGGCGTGATGGACTCGGCGCTGCTGCTGCCGGCCAAGCTCGACCCGTTCACCTCGGCGTCGACGCTCAAGGCCACCGACACGGGCTGGACCCGTCGCCGGGAGAGCTGCTGCTTCCACTTCGTCCTGCCGAACGCCGAGGCGTGCGGCACCTGCCCGCGCGTCTGCTCCTGA
- a CDS encoding FecCD family ABC transporter permease, producing MVLRTGRLLLLLGLLAVVVLGSVALGAKDIPLTGVWHALTTPTGSEDDLVVRGLRVPRTALGVLAGVALGVGGALMQGHTRNPLADPGVLGVTQGAAFAVVLSIFTLGVTGLHGYIWFAFAGALVASVVVFLLGSSRTGPTPVTLALAGAAVSALMHGLVSALVLLDRQSLDAFRFWQVGGLAGRDLAVLWQVLPFVLVGLVLAAFNAGGLNALALGDEVARSLGQRVVLTRVVGVAAITLLVGGAVAACGPIGFVGLVVPHVARAMTGPDHRWLLPFSGVLGAVVLLVADVVGRVVARPGELEVGIVMALLGAPFFIALVRRRRLVRL from the coding sequence GTGGTCCTCCGCACCGGTCGTCTGCTCCTGCTGCTGGGCCTGCTGGCCGTCGTCGTGCTCGGCAGCGTCGCCCTCGGGGCGAAGGACATCCCGCTCACCGGCGTCTGGCACGCGCTGACCACGCCGACCGGGTCGGAGGACGACCTGGTCGTGCGCGGGCTGCGGGTGCCCCGGACGGCGCTGGGCGTGCTCGCCGGCGTGGCCCTCGGGGTCGGCGGGGCGCTCATGCAGGGCCACACCCGCAACCCGCTCGCCGACCCCGGTGTGCTCGGCGTCACGCAGGGCGCGGCGTTCGCGGTGGTGCTGTCGATCTTCACGCTGGGGGTGACCGGCCTCCACGGGTACATCTGGTTCGCGTTCGCGGGCGCGCTGGTGGCGAGCGTGGTGGTGTTCCTCCTCGGGTCGAGCCGGACCGGGCCGACGCCGGTGACGCTGGCGCTGGCCGGTGCGGCGGTGTCCGCCCTCATGCACGGCCTGGTGTCGGCACTGGTGCTGCTGGACAGGCAGAGCCTCGACGCCTTCCGGTTCTGGCAGGTCGGGGGCCTCGCCGGGCGCGACCTGGCCGTGCTGTGGCAGGTGCTGCCGTTCGTGCTGGTCGGCCTGGTGCTGGCGGCGTTCAACGCGGGCGGGCTGAACGCGCTCGCGCTCGGCGACGAGGTCGCCCGGTCGCTCGGGCAGCGGGTCGTGCTGACCCGGGTCGTGGGGGTGGCCGCCATCACCCTGCTGGTGGGCGGCGCGGTGGCGGCGTGCGGCCCGATCGGGTTCGTCGGGCTGGTCGTGCCGCACGTGGCGCGGGCGATGACCGGGCCGGACCACCGGTGGCTGCTGCCCTTCTCCGGGGTGCTGGGCGCGGTGGTGCTGCTGGTCGCGGACGTCGTCGGGCGGGTCGTCGCCCGGCCGGGCGAACTGGAGGTCGGCATCGTGATGGCCCTGCTCGGGGCGCCGTTCTTCATCGCGCTCGTGCGGCGGCGCAGGCTGGTGAGGCTGTGA
- a CDS encoding histone-like nucleoid-structuring protein Lsr2 produces MAQKVTVTLVDDLDGGQAEETVGFGLDGVSYEIDLSGANAGKLRDALADFVASARKAGGRKRGPGRPAGVKAARPASADREQNQAIREWARKQGMKVSDRGRIPAEVLEAYHQQG; encoded by the coding sequence ATGGCGCAGAAGGTCACCGTGACCCTGGTCGACGACCTGGACGGCGGGCAGGCCGAGGAGACGGTCGGTTTCGGCTTGGACGGTGTGTCCTACGAGATCGACCTTTCCGGTGCCAATGCGGGCAAGCTCCGCGATGCCCTCGCCGACTTCGTCGCCAGTGCCCGCAAGGCGGGGGGCCGCAAGCGCGGTCCGGGTCGACCGGCCGGTGTGAAGGCCGCACGTCCGGCTTCGGCGGACAGGGAGCAGAACCAGGCCATTCGGGAGTGGGCGCGCAAGCAGGGGATGAAGGTCTCCGACCGCGGGCGCATCCCGGCCGAGGTGCTGGAGGCTTACCACCAGCAGGGCTGA
- a CDS encoding FecCD family ABC transporter permease, giving the protein MKPAKTGPRDGGAVRIGAASWRLRWRPAVVVAVGLVLVLFAGALSIAFGDFPLGLGQVVDVLLGGGARSQRFVVVDLRLPRALTAVFVGAALGLSGAIFQAIARNPLASPDILGVTWGAGVGAVTVITFAGSLGAVGGSLSTVGVPLASLAGGLLAGLLVYGLAWRRGIEGFRLVLVGIGVSAVTGNLTHYLLTVGDVTDAARAMVWITGSLNGRGWEHVVPVGLALAVLVPAALVGNRQLGALQFDDDTVRGLGVRLDGARTAMLLLAVVLAAVATAAAGPVAFVALASPQVALRLAGTATPPPLGSAVVGALLVVASDLVSRLAFGGIELPVGVVTAVLGAPYLMYLLVRSRREARV; this is encoded by the coding sequence GTGAAGCCCGCGAAGACCGGGCCGCGGGACGGCGGGGCCGTCAGGATCGGCGCGGCGTCGTGGCGGCTGCGGTGGCGGCCGGCGGTGGTGGTGGCGGTCGGGCTGGTGCTGGTGCTCTTCGCCGGCGCGCTGAGCATCGCGTTCGGCGACTTCCCCCTCGGCCTCGGCCAGGTGGTCGACGTGCTGCTCGGCGGCGGTGCGCGGAGCCAGCGGTTCGTCGTGGTCGACCTGCGGTTGCCGCGGGCTCTGACCGCGGTGTTCGTCGGCGCGGCGCTCGGGTTGTCGGGGGCGATCTTCCAGGCGATCGCGCGCAACCCGCTGGCCAGCCCGGACATCCTCGGCGTGACCTGGGGCGCGGGCGTCGGCGCGGTGACCGTGATCACCTTCGCCGGGTCCCTGGGCGCGGTGGGCGGGTCCCTGTCGACGGTGGGCGTGCCGCTGGCGAGCCTGGCGGGCGGGCTCCTCGCCGGGCTGCTCGTGTACGGGCTCGCGTGGCGGCGGGGCATCGAGGGCTTCCGGCTGGTGCTCGTCGGCATCGGCGTCTCGGCGGTGACCGGCAACCTCACCCACTACCTGCTGACGGTCGGCGACGTGACCGACGCGGCGCGGGCGATGGTGTGGATCACCGGCAGCCTCAACGGGCGCGGCTGGGAGCACGTCGTGCCGGTCGGCCTGGCGCTGGCCGTGCTCGTCCCGGCGGCGCTGGTGGGCAACCGGCAGCTCGGCGCGCTCCAGTTCGACGACGACACGGTGCGCGGGCTGGGCGTGCGGCTCGACGGCGCGCGCACCGCGATGCTGCTGCTGGCCGTGGTGCTGGCGGCGGTGGCCACGGCGGCGGCCGGCCCGGTGGCCTTCGTGGCGCTGGCCTCGCCCCAGGTCGCGCTGCGGCTGGCGGGCACGGCCACGCCGCCGCCGCTCGGGTCGGCGGTGGTCGGCGCGCTGCTCGTGGTGGCGTCCGACCTGGTCTCGCGGCTCGCGTTCGGCGGGATCGAACTGCCGGTGGGCGTGGTGACGGCCGTGCTCGGCGCTCCTTACCTCATGTACCTGCTCGTTCGGAGCCGTCGGGAGGCTCGGGTATGA